A single region of the Salvia miltiorrhiza cultivar Shanhuang (shh) chromosome 8, IMPLAD_Smil_shh, whole genome shotgun sequence genome encodes:
- the LOC130997422 gene encoding protein RDM16-like isoform X2 produces MGLQLDQLLLHLVLILRLLGLVLILLQLSTDWTTSDASSSGGLSRDILAKAKLTLQKKKELAERMKKISSLNSNVGSTGVGNQRAKPSSSGVLPSLTSAPVSVPTEGMPSTPNPAAPLQAGVPQIAGLTAQNVEAVKRAHELAAKMGFWQDPEFTTVFNAFPGQMPPDVTIQPKPSKVPVLRLDAMGREIDEEGKVVDIPKAQSLSTLKVNINKQKKDAFRILKPELDVDPETNPHFDPRVGINKNKLLRTKRPTMQFVEEGKWSKDAESIKLRSQFGEAKTKELKAKQAQLAKAKAEPDINPNLIEVGERVITKEKPKESIPDVEWWDVPFLRSGSYGDIIDGRIDVDNIKMDKITIYVEHPRPIEPPAEPAPPPPQPLKLTKKEQKKLRTQRRLAREKDRQEMIRLGVLEPPKPKVKMSNLMKVLGSEATQDPTKLEMEIRSAAAEREQAHIDRNIARKLTPAERRGKKERKLFDDPSTHDTIVSVYKINDLSHPQSRFKVDVNAQENRLSGCAIISEGISVVVVEGGSKAIKRYGKLMLRRIDWTATVEKEDDEENDDEEKPVNKCVLVWQGSVAKPSFNRFFVQECRSEAAARKFFSDHGVAHYWDLAINFTTDDPL; encoded by the exons GGGGTTGCAACTGGACCAATTGTTGCTCCATCTAGTACTTATTCTGAGACTTTTGGGGCTCGTATTGATTCTCCTACAACTAAG TACAGATTGGACAACTTCAGATGCCAGCTCAAGTGGGGGCTTGTCCCGTGATATTTTAGCCAAAGCTAAGTTAACTCTTCAAAAGAAGAAAGAGCTTGCAGAGAGGATGAAGAAGATTTCTTCA TTGAACAGTAATGTGGGCTCAACAGGAGTGGGTAATCAAAGAGCAAAACCTTCTTCCTCAGGCGTACTCCCGAGTCTAACTAGTGCTCCAGTCAGTGTTCCTACCGAAGGGATGCCAAGCACACCTAATCCTGCTGCCCCATTACAGGCAGGTGTTCCTCAGATTGCTGGACTAACAGCACAGAACGTTGAAGCTGTAAAACGTGCACACGAATTGGCTGCTAAGATGGGATTTTGGCAAGACCCTGAGTTCACTACCGTCTTTAATGCATTTCCAGGGCAGATGCCGCCGGATGTTACCATCCAACCGAAACCTTCAAAAGTTCCTGTTCTTCGTTTGGATGCAATGGGCCGGGAAATTGATGAGGAGGGGAAAGTCGTGGATATTCCGAAAGCGCAAAGCCTTAGCACTCTCAAG GTGAATATCAACAAGCAAAAGAAAGATGCCTTCCGAATTCTCAAACCTGAACTTGATGTGGATCCTGAAACAAATCCACATTTTGATCCTAGGGTGGGGATTAATAAAAATAAGCTATTAAGGACTAAGAGGCCAACAATGCAGTTTGTCGAGGAAGGCAAGTGGTCAAAAGATGCAGAAAGCATTAAACTGAGG TCTCAATTTGGAGAAGCAAAAACCAAAGAGCTTAAGGCAAAGCAAGCCCAGCTGGCAAAGGCAAAAGCAGAGCCAGATATAAATCCAAATCTGATAGAGGTAGGAGAGAGAGTGATTACCAAGGAAAAGCCCAAGGAATCAATTCCTGATGTCGAGTGGTG GGATGTGCCTTTTCTACGCTCTGGTAGCTATGGTGATATAATTGATGGTCGCATAGACGTAGATAATATCAAGATGGACAAAATTACCATATATGTTGAACACCCTCGACCAATTGAACCTCCGGCTGAACCAGCTCCGCCTCCACCTCAACCATTAAAGCTAACTAAGAAGGAGCAGAAGAAACTTCGCACACAGCGTCGGTTGGCTAGGGAAAAAGATAGGCAAGAGATGATTAGACTTGGTGTTTTGGAGCCACCAAAGCCTAAAGTGAAAATGAGCAACCTCATGAAAGTTCTTGGATCAGAAGCAACACAGGACCCCACAAAGCTTGAAATGGAAATAAGAAGTGCTGCAGCTGAGCGTGAGCAGGCTCACATTGACAGGAACATTGCCCGTAAGCTCACGCCAGCAGAGCGCCgtggaaagaaagagagaaagctATTTGATGATCCCAGCACCCATGATACAATTGTTTCGGTTTACAAGATCAATGACCTCTCTCATCCCCAGTCCCGTTTTAAGGTTGATGTTAATGCCCAAGAGAACAGGCTGAGTGGATGCGCAATAATTTCAGAAGGCATAAGTGTTGTCGTTGTTGAGGGTGGTTCCAAAGCAATCAAGAGATACGGGAAGCTTATGCTTAGGAGGATTGATTGGACTGCTACTGTTGAAAAAGAAGACGATGAAGAAAATGATGATGAGGAGAAACCAGTTAACAAATGTGTGCTTGTTTGGCAGGGAAGTGTTGCTAAACCAAGTTTCAACAGATTTTTCGTCCAAGAATGCAGAAGTGAAGCAGCTGCACGCAAATTCTTTTCAGATCATGGTGTTGCTCATTATTGGGATCTTGCAATCAACTTCACCACCGATGATCCTTTGTAA
- the LOC130997422 gene encoding protein RDM16-like isoform X3, with translation MKKISSLNSNVGSTGVGNQRAKPSSSGVLPSLTSAPVSVPTEGMPSTPNPAAPLQAGVPQIAGLTAQNVEAVKRAHELAAKMGFWQDPEFTTVFNAFPGQMPPDVTIQPKPSKVPVLRLDAMGREIDEEGKVVDIPKAQSLSTLKVNINKQKKDAFRILKPELDVDPETNPHFDPRVGINKNKLLRTKRPTMQFVEEGKWSKDAESIKLRSQFGEAKTKELKAKQAQLAKAKAEPDINPNLIEVGERVITKEKPKESIPDVEWWDVPFLRSGSYGDIIDGRIDVDNIKMDKITIYVEHPRPIEPPAEPAPPPPQPLKLTKKEQKKLRTQRRLAREKDRQEMIRLGVLEPPKPKVKMSNLMKVLGSEATQDPTKLEMEIRSAAAEREQAHIDRNIARKLTPAERRGKKERKLFDDPSTHDTIVSVYKINDLSHPQSRFKVDVNAQENRLSGCAIISEGISVVVVEGGSKAIKRYGKLMLRRIDWTATVEKEDDEENDDEEKPVNKCVLVWQGSVAKPSFNRFFVQECRSEAAARKFFSDHGVAHYWDLAINFTTDDPL, from the exons ATGAAGAAGATTTCTTCA TTGAACAGTAATGTGGGCTCAACAGGAGTGGGTAATCAAAGAGCAAAACCTTCTTCCTCAGGCGTACTCCCGAGTCTAACTAGTGCTCCAGTCAGTGTTCCTACCGAAGGGATGCCAAGCACACCTAATCCTGCTGCCCCATTACAGGCAGGTGTTCCTCAGATTGCTGGACTAACAGCACAGAACGTTGAAGCTGTAAAACGTGCACACGAATTGGCTGCTAAGATGGGATTTTGGCAAGACCCTGAGTTCACTACCGTCTTTAATGCATTTCCAGGGCAGATGCCGCCGGATGTTACCATCCAACCGAAACCTTCAAAAGTTCCTGTTCTTCGTTTGGATGCAATGGGCCGGGAAATTGATGAGGAGGGGAAAGTCGTGGATATTCCGAAAGCGCAAAGCCTTAGCACTCTCAAG GTGAATATCAACAAGCAAAAGAAAGATGCCTTCCGAATTCTCAAACCTGAACTTGATGTGGATCCTGAAACAAATCCACATTTTGATCCTAGGGTGGGGATTAATAAAAATAAGCTATTAAGGACTAAGAGGCCAACAATGCAGTTTGTCGAGGAAGGCAAGTGGTCAAAAGATGCAGAAAGCATTAAACTGAGG TCTCAATTTGGAGAAGCAAAAACCAAAGAGCTTAAGGCAAAGCAAGCCCAGCTGGCAAAGGCAAAAGCAGAGCCAGATATAAATCCAAATCTGATAGAGGTAGGAGAGAGAGTGATTACCAAGGAAAAGCCCAAGGAATCAATTCCTGATGTCGAGTGGTG GGATGTGCCTTTTCTACGCTCTGGTAGCTATGGTGATATAATTGATGGTCGCATAGACGTAGATAATATCAAGATGGACAAAATTACCATATATGTTGAACACCCTCGACCAATTGAACCTCCGGCTGAACCAGCTCCGCCTCCACCTCAACCATTAAAGCTAACTAAGAAGGAGCAGAAGAAACTTCGCACACAGCGTCGGTTGGCTAGGGAAAAAGATAGGCAAGAGATGATTAGACTTGGTGTTTTGGAGCCACCAAAGCCTAAAGTGAAAATGAGCAACCTCATGAAAGTTCTTGGATCAGAAGCAACACAGGACCCCACAAAGCTTGAAATGGAAATAAGAAGTGCTGCAGCTGAGCGTGAGCAGGCTCACATTGACAGGAACATTGCCCGTAAGCTCACGCCAGCAGAGCGCCgtggaaagaaagagagaaagctATTTGATGATCCCAGCACCCATGATACAATTGTTTCGGTTTACAAGATCAATGACCTCTCTCATCCCCAGTCCCGTTTTAAGGTTGATGTTAATGCCCAAGAGAACAGGCTGAGTGGATGCGCAATAATTTCAGAAGGCATAAGTGTTGTCGTTGTTGAGGGTGGTTCCAAAGCAATCAAGAGATACGGGAAGCTTATGCTTAGGAGGATTGATTGGACTGCTACTGTTGAAAAAGAAGACGATGAAGAAAATGATGATGAGGAGAAACCAGTTAACAAATGTGTGCTTGTTTGGCAGGGAAGTGTTGCTAAACCAAGTTTCAACAGATTTTTCGTCCAAGAATGCAGAAGTGAAGCAGCTGCACGCAAATTCTTTTCAGATCATGGTGTTGCTCATTATTGGGATCTTGCAATCAACTTCACCACCGATGATCCTTTGTAA